From one Oncorhynchus keta strain PuntledgeMale-10-30-2019 chromosome 30, Oket_V2, whole genome shotgun sequence genomic stretch:
- the LOC127913749 gene encoding burkholderia TALE-like protein 2, whose protein sequence is MVNNSPQVKEKGVNNSPQVKEKGVNNSPQVKEKGVNNSPQVKEKGVNNSPQVKEKGVNNSPQVKEKGVNNSPQVKEKGVNNSPQVKEKGVNNSPQVKEKGVNNSPQVKEKGVNNSPQVKEKGVNNSPQVKEKGVNNSPQVKEKGVNNSPQVKEKGVNNSPQVKEKGVNNSPQVKEKGVNNSPQVKEKGVLERMHITLQCWFVLERVSLKSFPPHSLCLHLVFMLVRAENPLSHRYVVAKGIDVLTA, encoded by the exons atggtgaataactcaccacaggttaaggagaagggtgtgaataactcaccacaggttaaggagaagggtgtgaataactcaccacaggttaaggagaagggtgtgaataactcaccacaggttaaggagaagggtgtgaataactcaccacaggttaaggagaagggtgtgaataactcaccacaggttaaggagaagggtgtgaataactcaccacaggttaaggagaagggtgtgaataactcaccacaggttaaggagaagggtgtgaataactcaccacag gttaaggagaagggtgtgaataactcaccacaggttaaggagaagggtgtgaataactcaccacaggttaaggagaagggtgtgaataactcaccacaggttaaggagaagggtgtgaataactcaccacaggttaaggagaagggtgtgaataactcaccacaggttaaggagaagggtgtgaataactcaccacaggttaaggagaagggtgtgaataactcaccacaggttaaggagaagggtgtgaataactcaccacaggttaaggagaagggtgtgcttgaaaggatgcacataactctgcaatgttggtttgtattggagagagtctcactTAAATCATTTCccccacacagtctgtgcctgcatttagttttcatgctagtgagggccgagaatccactctcacataggtacgtggttgcaaagggcatcgaTGTCTTAACAGCatga